The genomic segment CAACCAGGAGCCCGCCTTCTCCAACTACCGTCTTTGGGAATCCCTCGGATTCGTGGTGGCGTTTGCCTACGCTTCTTTCATCTGCATCAACGTCAAGCTCTACATACTGCTGGCTGTGCTCCTGCTAGGCATGCTGGGATACTTGATATCGGAGCTCGTCCACCGTCGCATGGATCAAAGCTCATACGAAATGAACAAGGAATCGACAGAAATGGCGGCTGCCAATGCTGCCATCGATGCCGAAGAGCTCCCGGAAAAAACGAAGAACGTTTAAGAGGCATGGTTAGCAGTTCCTTTGACACCCGAGGCTTAGAACAAGGGACCGATTTCACCTCCCTAATAGTTCTTGCGTCTCATCCCAATGGCGTCTCTTTCCTCTCCCCTCGCCCTAGGCCGCAGGTTTCCGAGAATGTCATGAGAATAGGTAGGATCGCGGCGTGTATAGCAATGTTTGGTTGATCTTCATATCCGCACCGAAAGATCAAGGATGCAGCGAGAGCCTACTGCACGATCCTTGTAATTCAATAGCAACCCTAATTTGTAAGTTTTATAGCAACCCTTATTTGGTTTCATCGCTGAATTCGAGGTTTACACGATTAAGCTCctgtcaccccccccccctcccctagaaATACTAGATCTTCCGTGtgttgatataaaaaaaacaatctatCAATTAGAGTAGGCAAGTTTGCATTTCAGATGAGGGCTTTTGATCGAAGAAATGACAAATTAGGGTGttagtttttttaatttaatttgtCTGTTTTTAGAATGCTATTTTCATTAACTTTACAAGAGGATGGTTTTTAACTACCTAGTAAAACCACGCATTAATATTGTCAGTAGGGAAGGGTAATACTATCTTCTTTCCATAGAGCTATAGCAGAAATGAAAATTTGGAGATGATGCTATAATAATGTATATTTGGTTTAAGGTTAGCTATGTCTTTGATGATGAAAAAATAGAAGATAGGGGATGGGATCAGTAAACGTTATCAGCCACTGCCTTTTCGATAGCAAAAACTACGGAGGAGAGAAGACGTTTTTGCTTACACTAGTGTGAAATCACTCGAATATATGTGAAGCAAGCCGAATAGGAGATAGCATACCACTTTCCTCTTCTTTCGCTAGTGAAAGAGGCTTCGGTCTAACATATCTCCTACGAGCGTGGGTATGATTTTGGCGCGAAAATATTGTACAGTAAATATAAAGGGGATCACTATATAACCAACGAGACGGCTTCAATATGACAAGGGCGGATACAAGAAAAATCTAGGGGGTGGATACAAGGGAAATCGTGGCCGGGCGGGGAAGGGGTGCTTTTGGCATTTATTCTATATCCACTGACACGCTTTACGGCGCCTGCAGCCCCCTTGTTGGCCACACCTTATTGTTTTCGACAATAATAGAAGACAAATTATGAGAAATCTGCCTGAAAATAAAGTACCATGCTTAGTTACCAAACTGAACCGAAACTATCAGAAAACTTTCGTAAATTAGTTGAGGGAAATGGATACATGCTCGGACTTGGTGCCTTAGGTGCGTGTAATCTagattttgtatttatttgttaGGAAACACAGCTCCCAATTCATTGTATTGTAATTATAGAAAATGTCGTCGTTTCAGTAAAAGGCTGCTCGAAATGCAGTAAAATGGTAAGATGGATAAGACATGTTAagacaataaaatattttagtgAGAACCACTTCTATGTTCTTTACCCGCCTAGGTCCAGGCTTCTTACCCGGGTGTCTAATTGGACCTCCTGTGGTTAGAGTTTCCCGTTCTGTGGGTGAGATTGTCCCAGGCTTCAAGGTATCTAACGGTTCATCTCCAAAACAGGAAACCCGGAATAATGGCTGGGACTAGGCCTGTGCTTTACACGGCCGGGACAGGTTATCAGTTTTGTCCATTATATAATGGGTATAAGAAATCTCAAATAAGCGAATACATTTTTAATTCGTTTATTTTTCACTCATGTCACCATGATTTCTGTACAGAGACAGGGTTATAGATCTCGTATGAATATTTTACAACTCTGGCATTAATAAGCTCGTACATATCTATTTGAATTTCTCAACACCACAGAAAACTGAGTTACAAACTGAGAATATCGATAACTTAACAAGAGCCTGAAATATTTTATGAAGTCTTAGTGTTTCAACACTTAAGGATTTCAAAGACAATTCGGAAAGTGTGCGATGTTAGTAGACCTCTTTGTTATGCTCCTGTTTGCTCAGGGGACAAGGAACAGATTAAATACTTTCCAAGAGAATGCACAGTTTAATACTACGAAGAAGCTGTTAAATCCTAGCAAAACGAGCCTAGATAATTGCAAGCCCTGTTTAATACCAAACGATGCCAATGATTATATACAGTGATATttgataataatattattttgtttaagcTAAAGCTATTTTATTGTGCAGCCACGAGTAGATTAGCACCTGGTGCATCGATCAACATCAAAGCTGGCAGCTGAAGGGTTTTGCGCGGAGAATGTGATAGATTTTCAGCGGGAAACTCATCAAGACAAATTTAACATGTTTGCGTCCTTGCATTCACAGTAACTGAGGAACAAAGTTTTGTGATCTTGTTTTTACATAACAAAACTCCTCCCGGTTCCCAAGTTCACCAGTAATTCAGCCAGTCCTTGCTTTGTCTACTTAAGcttaattaattaattctaAAAACTTACAAAATTATTTAGTTATAATCAAATCGTCATTTTTCTCTTACGTATTTCCTTATTCTCTTCAATCTTAAATCATTTTGTGGGACATAATATCTATCGCGAAATACCATGTAATAATCTGTAATAATAATCTATACAGAGGTACGACCTCTAGCTCCGCACTACGTCCATTTCTATATGCGGTATCACTGGGATAAAAACCTACCGTGTAGGTAGTTCCTAATGAAGATTACTTATTCACGCTGTTTTGAGACATTTTACTGACACAAACCTACCCATCCCAACCCCTTTAAAAACCTTCTACTTCCGATGCTAGTTGTAAGCACATTGCCGCTGCCATAGCCCTTCTCAGCTCGTGAGCTCATACGTTTTCCGTGGACTGCTCCGGCTGCTCTACTTGTACATCCACAGGGTCTTTGTCTTCATCGCGAGGCGGGAGAATCTATCCGGGAATAATAACGATCCAGGTTAGACACAGCGTGACCTGCGGCCTCTTTTCGTGATAGCCAATCGCGTGACATCCCCGCCCATGATTGGTTCAATTTTTATGAAGATATTTACATGGGGTGAGAGGGGTTCTCCACCAATAATAATGGGCGGACGCTAGGATACTCGTGCGTATTTAATAGActattccagctataagcttgCGGGCGCATTACAATAGAGACATTTAGCACGGCGTTTCGGAAACGTCAAACCTCTGGGTCTCACGTGACAAGACCTTGCGGTCAGGTTTGCAGTCTGCGGTCCGCGTTTTGACCTCACGAGTACCGTCTAGCGGTATGTGATTTACCTCAGCAGTTTTCCTCTCAAATTTTCTATGAGCTCACGTTTGAGACCACGAATTAGTGTTCTTAATCATTCGACTCTTGAAATAATCATTTCATTGACAATTTGCACAATTACTAATACTTTTGGCTCGGTTGAAGTCGAGcacatgtttttaattttttccgCCAAATGCCACATTTCCCGACAAATGTACTAAATTACGTTTTCACCAGTACGTCAAACCGCAAACCGGTAACGGCTAACCGCGGTTTGCCGTTTGCGGTTAATTCCGAAAATGCGATGCTAAATGTCTCTTatatagaaacctacctcaactaccttTTTAAGGTTGCACCAAACGAAACGCGCGTTGCAAGACGGTatttgaggtaggtttccatgtCGAGTGCGCGCTGGAATGGCATATTTCGCTAATGTAAGAGATATCTCATCTGTGTGCGATAGTTACGGATTGACGGACTGTACTCACCTCGAATGCCTCGCTGACGGAGATGATTGCCTCCATCTTGTAACTATAGTACGCCATCACGTAGTGCCCAGGCTCCTCGGGCAGACAGTCGAAAAGCACCGCACAGCCATTCTCACCGTACTCGTCCCCATCCCCCACGGCCCACTCGTACATCTCGTAATCCCATATGTGGTGGAAACCAACCTGCAACGCAACGAggttagccaatcaggaatGAGCTTCAATCCGATCAGCCAATGAGGTACAAGTTTCAAAACTGACAAGCCAATCATGGACGTTATGATAAAAAAGCGAATCAGGTACGAGTTACGACACAATCAGCCAATCAATCAGGTACGAGTCATAATACAGTCAGCCAATCAGGTACAATCTTCGATACAATCAGCAAATCAGGTATGAGTTACGATACAATCAGATAGTGAAGAACGGTGTAAAGAACGCCTCGAACGTTAtctttttattaataaaactTTTTCCTGATGAAACTCACTCTGTAAAGTCCTATCCAGTCCCAGCTATACGTCTTGTAGTTGCTGACGACGTACACACAGAGACCATCCTGCAAAACAGAGAGACATAATAAAGAGGGgaagacataaaaaaaagccatttttAAATGGGTTAAGTAAACTAGAATGTCTatgcttttgttttcttttggcgttctataaatattttttagtcttttgttttcatcacCATTTTTTATTCTGTTTTATGGTATACCTTATTATCATGAAAATTTTTCTCGCATCCCCTTCTCTTTACATCAACACTCTGTTTGTCACCCTTTGTCTGAAGAATGGGTATTCCGTCTGTTTCACTCACCTCGTTCCCATACCACGGCATACTCATCAAATCCATCTTCCAGTCGATAGGATCCTCAACTTTCAGCGCagaatcctaaaaaaaaaattaaatatctATATTTAAATGGAACTACTGATCGAAAGCTTACTTGCAAAATGTTAATATATATAGCTTGTGACACCTAAGTGTGGACACAGACCTCTGGCTTAACGTCCTTATATGAGAACAAAGGTATTCGCAGTCCCTAATGCAGCGAgctagggttttttttatcccaaGTAGACCTAACCTGGGTTTCGAGCCATGGTCCTCTTTGTATAGACTAATATTTACAGCATTGCTCGTGATCCTTAGCTATCACGGGTGTGATTGAtgaaccaacactatacatcTGAAGTAACTACATAACTCCTATAACTTAGTCTCTGACAATCTATTACCGGTAGGTCGAGACTGAGCAATGCGCTGACTGGCCGATGGTCGCTTGTCATGTATTGGTCATGTGATTTGTAGGTAATGAGTTGTGCTGTGTCAGCTTTTTCTGGTTTTTCTCTCCACAATACTCGATCTGTCCATGCTGGTTTGCGATACTTGCCGCTatcaacagaaaaaaaaaacacataaaattttgttttctaagcctaataaagtaaaaaataaataattcataAATACAAATGTGCTACTTGaagaaaaatacagaaaaaacaTGCTATAAGGACAACTACATTACATCAAGGCAACATGTATTAAGGGCAGTGTAAAAAGTCCAGCCTACTATAAGGACAACTGTTTGTCCTTGCATGTACAAGAATTGTATCtatgtccccccccccccttgtgtGAAACATGGCTACCCACCTACATTTATCTGTATCCTAAAGGGTTGAACTAGGTTTGTATCTAAGTACCCaagtaccccctccccacccctctctgTGGAGCATGGCTACCCACCTCTCTGTATCCTAGAGGCTTGTACTAGGTTTGTATCTAAgtaccccccccacccctctccgtGGAGCATGGCTACCCAGCTCTCTGTATCCTAGAGGCTTGTACTAGGTTTGTATATAAgtacccctccccacccctctccgtGGAGCATGGCTACCAAGCTCTCTGTATCCTAGAAGCTTGTACTAGGTTTGTATCtaagtaccccctccccacccctctccgtCGAGCATGGCTACCCGCCTCTCTGTATCCTAGAGGCTTGTACTAGGTTTGTATCTAagtacccccctccccacccctctccgtGGAGCATGGCTACCCGCCTCTCTGTATCCTAGAGGCTTGTACTAGGTTTGTATCTAAGTACCCCCTTCCCACCCACCTCGGTGGAGCATGGCTACCCAGCTCTCTGTACCCTAGAGGCTTGTACTAGGTTTGTATAAAGGCATTCCCTCCCTCCTAGACTACCCACCTTTCTGTATCCCAGTCACTTGAACCAGGGTTGTACTTGTATGTTGGTTTGAAGACTAACGGGCCTTCCTTGAAGTCGATGAACGAGAGTTTTGCATCTTTGCTTTGTAATAACTaccaaaacataaaaaatgtattgttATATCAGAAATAAAAAACCCGGATTTTCAAAGGCTGTGACATTACAGTGCAACATTCCTATTTAAAAGGGTCATGGCTTATTATGCTGTAAATGGTGTAGTGTCTTGTTCCTATAGTTATGGTAGCTATGGTGTAGTGTCTAATTATGGTTGCTATGGTGTACTGTCAATTATAGTTGCTATGGTGATGTGTCTAGTTATGGTTATTATGGGCTAATAAGTGTTGAGTACATACATACCTGGTCGTGTTGCCATAGTGATGCATATTCCTGCCTGCTACAGGCTCCCTTGATGTTTTCAATCGATTCATTTATTCTAAAGTTAAAGTCCCCTGACCAAAAAATGTAactaaaagagaaaaaaagtaggATAGTTTGCAAGTTCATGAAATAACATAACAACAACTAGGTATGGAGAACTATTGCAGGTAAAGTATAATGCCTAAGGCAAATGCAGTTCTTTTCATGCGACATTCCAATGCAAATGGACACAAACCAACCAAGCCTATTGTTTCATGTTACTTCACAtgtatttgcatttggaaAAGTACAGGAAATAAAAGTGTATGTCCAAGGCCTCAGAGTTTTAGGTAACTCTTTCTATGGAAATTTTCTTGCAAGGCAACCATTATTCTATGAACAAATAACTACTTGCACTTACTCATGTTCAATGGCTTGGGCTGGAGTGCAGTTTGAGAAAGCTAGATAATCAACAACAGTTTGAtattcctgaaaaaaaatacaacaattAGCTTTTAATTTGTGCATTTTTGCCATATGCCACATGGCAAAAACCATGTGGCAAGAACCAGTGGCATGAAAGCATGGATGAGCTGGAGGTTAAGCCCGGCGCACACGTTGAGGAAAATTTCATGAGTGCATTTTGCTCAATGCGAGGCCAGAAAATCACAGTTAAGCAGCTGAGAATTTTGCCTCAGTTGCTCGTGTGACGTAATTTTGTTTGATTGTCATCCGCACACTGTGGGTTTTTGGCCTCGCGAGGCAGTGAGCAAAGTGCATgcatgaaattttcctcaATGTGTGTTCCCGCTTTTAGCCTTTAACCACCACCATTCAAAGTCTGAATctttagtttttgttttcaaatgaaacaatattttataaaTCTCTAAGAGCTTAGCTCCAGGTTAAAGCATGGGCCATCAACACTCTTTATTTACTTAATCCATTCACTCCTATAAAGCCCTGTTAACCTGGTTTCGTGTTAAGgcaacacaaaaaaacaggATTGCATTTTGAGAGCTTTCTTCTGTTGGGGAGAGGGCTTGGGGTGGAAGACATGGGGAATTCTTGTTAAATAATTTCAAAGGTATACCTTACCGAGTTTCTGTATTCTGTGTACTCAGCATGTGCTGCGAAATGACTATTGATGAAACAGAAAGATTGGTCATAAAGAGTAAACCGCAGTGACACTGCTCCCTTGGTGCCCTGAAAGAAAAcgcaaagaaaaagaaacttttAACTTTAGACAGAAGTCATGACAGAAAAACAAGACGTgatgcttcaaataagcccatttcacatcgaataagaaTTTATCTGAGTTCTTAgaaacttatagcaaacaaaatatcaagtgtaacttttttttaattgatgcaGCTTTTCGTAAAGTGTCATTataatttgagcttttcgtccctgagctgatacacagggcggtGATGATCAAGTAAAAATTATCTTTAAAAGCctaaatctggttatgtgcagttcggcctcacgttatttgcgCTTTAAAAATTAGTCTGTAATACAAGAAACCTATAGCCACTGAGAAAATTGTGTCTCTTCTCTCTATCTGGG from the Nematostella vectensis chromosome 4, jaNemVect1.1, whole genome shotgun sequence genome contains:
- the LOC5499702 gene encoding inositol polyphosphate 5-phosphatase K, which produces MALRVHVCTWNIKTTSPPDEDLRDLLHLNNEEDVPDIVAVGLQEVDAKPQSLLIEYIKENSWVKLLQAYLGAYGLVKLRSIRMLGMVHLVSVHLRHLPHVREIRQAFCKTAFLGLLGTKGAVSLRFTLYDQSFCFINSHFAAHAEYTEYRNSEYQTVVDYLAFSNCTPAQAIEHDYIFWSGDFNFRINESIENIKGACSRQEYASLWQHDQLLQSKDAKLSFIDFKEGPLVFKPTYKYNPGSSDWDTESGKYRKPAWTDRVLWREKPEKADTAQLITYKSHDQYMTSDHRPVSALLSLDLPDSALKVEDPIDWKMDLMSMPWYGNEDGLCVYVVSNYKTYSWDWIGLYRVGFHHIWDYEMYEWAVGDGDEYGENGCAVLFDCLPEEPGHYVMAYYSYKMEAIISVSEAFEILPPRDEDKDPVDVQVEQPEQSTENV